In the Acidobacteriota bacterium genome, one interval contains:
- a CDS encoding NAD(P)H-dependent oxidoreductase: protein MTEQLDRITEHQCNQPPATYDDLTALFLNCTLTRSPLLSHTEQLIKVAQRIFEANGVKSEIVRPVDYEIAAGLGRNMAETDEWERDDWPQIQAKVDACDILIIGTSVWLGEKSSVCNRTLERMYGYTHSFNEKGQYRDYGKVGATLITGNEDGVKHCAMNVLFSLSHMGYTVPPQADAGWMGEAGPGPSYADPGSGGPENDFTNRNTTFLVWNCLHLARMLKDQGGIPAHGNQPEVWKAGCKTDFHSPEHKR, encoded by the coding sequence ATGACCGAACAACTCGATCGCATCACAGAGCACCAGTGCAACCAGCCGCCGGCGACCTATGACGATCTCACCGCCCTGTTCCTCAACTGCACGTTGACCCGGTCGCCGCTGCTCTCCCACACGGAGCAGTTGATCAAGGTGGCGCAGCGGATTTTCGAGGCCAACGGCGTCAAGTCCGAGATCGTGCGGCCGGTGGACTACGAGATCGCCGCCGGCCTGGGCCGGAATATGGCCGAAACGGACGAGTGGGAGCGCGACGACTGGCCGCAGATCCAGGCCAAGGTCGATGCCTGCGACATCCTGATCATCGGCACCTCGGTTTGGCTGGGCGAGAAGTCTTCGGTGTGCAACCGCACCCTGGAGCGCATGTACGGCTACACCCACTCCTTCAACGAGAAAGGGCAGTACCGCGACTACGGCAAGGTGGGGGCGACCCTGATCACCGGTAACGAGGACGGCGTCAAGCACTGCGCCATGAACGTCCTGTTCTCTCTCTCCCACATGGGTTACACGGTGCCGCCGCAGGCCGATGCCGGCTGGATGGGCGAGGCCGGCCCGGGACCGTCCTATGCCGATCCCGGCTCCGGCGGACCTGAGAACGACTTCACCAACCGCAACACCACCTTCCTGGTCTGGAACTGCCTCCACCTGGCCCGCATGCTGAAGGACCAAGGCGGAATCCCGGCCCACGGCAACCAGCCGGAGGTTTGGAAGGCTGGCTGCAAGACCGACTTCCACAGCCCCGAGCACAAGCGCTGA
- a CDS encoding helix-turn-helix domain-containing protein, translated as MEAAVEVFWEKGFDGASIKDLTRAMGIRGPSLYAAFGDKQGLFLRAIDRYAASAGCGPLVAFEEEAEIGAAVRAFLQAVVDHATLQPSGVRGCFLTACVATSAGVVEGVDRRLREAIRSTDLRLAGRFEAETAAGRLPAEFPALERARLLFDLRQGLMLRARAGIDRETLLADLDQRVAMVLL; from the coding sequence CTGGAGGCGGCGGTCGAGGTGTTTTGGGAGAAGGGCTTCGACGGCGCATCGATCAAGGACCTGACCCGCGCCATGGGGATCCGCGGGCCGAGCCTCTACGCCGCCTTCGGCGACAAGCAGGGCCTCTTCTTGCGGGCGATCGATCGCTACGCCGCGAGCGCCGGCTGCGGGCCCCTGGTGGCCTTCGAGGAGGAGGCCGAGATCGGCGCCGCGGTGCGCGCCTTCTTGCAGGCGGTGGTCGATCACGCGACGCTCCAGCCGAGCGGGGTGCGGGGATGTTTCTTGACCGCCTGCGTGGCGACCAGCGCGGGCGTGGTCGAGGGTGTCGATCGGCGCCTGCGGGAGGCTATTCGGAGCACCGACCTACGCCTGGCGGGGCGCTTCGAGGCCGAGACGGCGGCGGGCCGGCTACCGGCGGAGTTTCCCGCCCTCGAGCGGGCTCGGCTGCTCTTCGACCTGCGTCAGGGACTGATGCTGCGCGCCCGCGCCGGGATCGATCGCGAGACGCTGCTCGCCGATCTCGACCAGCGGGTCGCGATGGTTCTGCTCTGA
- a CDS encoding AraC family transcriptional regulator, whose amino-acid sequence MSEARPITVSSRLADLAARVAGFAGEASPGPEHATDIEGLLAIHSRRPTAIEPVLYQPSFCIILRGGKCVQLGDRRLDFGPGDAVVISHHLPVLAKITVASEHEPFSSLAFDLDLGLARELHDRVGEPTSSRSLSRSLETGPAPPALVDAMVRLFDLVGRRRDGEILAPLLRREIHYRLLSAPQGETLRQLLQESSHASQIARAISLLRRDFSQPLAVPDLARAAGMSDSSFHEHFRSLTGTTPLQYLKSLRLLEARRLIREGKHNVTEAALGVGYQSPTQFSREYSRHFGHSPRHDLTSA is encoded by the coding sequence ATGTCCGAGGCTCGACCCATCACGGTTTCCTCCAGGCTCGCCGACCTGGCTGCCCGGGTGGCGGGTTTCGCCGGCGAGGCGAGCCCGGGGCCCGAGCACGCCACCGACATCGAGGGCCTGCTGGCGATTCACAGCCGTCGTCCGACGGCGATCGAGCCGGTGCTCTACCAGCCCTCCTTTTGCATCATCCTGCGCGGCGGCAAGTGCGTTCAGCTGGGGGATCGGAGGCTCGACTTCGGCCCCGGGGATGCGGTGGTGATCAGCCACCACTTGCCGGTCTTGGCGAAGATCACCGTCGCCAGCGAGCATGAGCCCTTCTCGTCCCTCGCCTTCGACCTCGATCTCGGACTGGCTCGCGAGCTGCACGATCGTGTCGGCGAGCCCACCTCGTCTCGATCCTTGTCCCGATCGCTGGAGACCGGGCCGGCACCGCCGGCGCTGGTCGATGCCATGGTGCGTCTGTTCGATCTGGTCGGCCGGCGTCGCGATGGCGAAATCCTGGCGCCCTTGTTGCGCCGCGAGATCCACTATCGCCTGCTCAGCGCTCCCCAAGGAGAGACTCTGCGGCAACTGCTGCAGGAGAGCAGCCACGCCAGCCAGATCGCTCGCGCCATTTCGCTGTTGCGGCGCGACTTCTCGCAACCCCTCGCGGTGCCGGACCTGGCCCGGGCCGCGGGCATGAGTGACTCGTCTTTCCACGAGCACTTCCGATCCCTCACCGGCACCACGCCGTTGCAGTACCTGAAGAGCCTCCGCCTACTGGAGGCGAGGCGCTTGATCCGGGAAGGCAAGCACAACGTCACCGAGGCGGCCCTCGGTGTCGGCTATCAGAGCCCCACCCAGTTCAGTCGCGAGTACTCGCGCCACTTCGGCCATTCGCCGCGCCACGACCTGACCTCTGCCTGA
- a CDS encoding redoxin domain-containing protein, with amino-acid sequence MAKSPRALVTLLSILFFLAPVGFAREGAGAEDGGRALCPVCRVHEGETKVESVVASAEFEGQWYGFCSEGCRDTFLHAPVSYLPPVFPRPAPAFAVLGLDGSEVSSESYRGKVLLVDFWATWCPPCVKDLPSLTRLHERYADDGLVVVSISIDEGEDAERKVAKMVKRRKARHPVFLDATTSAWVDYQVRVVPTQFLVDRAGQIVAQWSGKVELEAVEAEIVRLLGVEDG; translated from the coding sequence ATGGCGAAATCCCCTCGCGCCCTGGTTACCCTGCTCTCGATCTTGTTCTTCCTGGCTCCTGTCGGCTTCGCCCGCGAGGGTGCTGGAGCCGAAGACGGGGGGCGGGCTCTCTGCCCGGTCTGTCGTGTCCACGAAGGCGAGACGAAGGTCGAGTCGGTGGTCGCCAGCGCCGAGTTCGAAGGCCAGTGGTACGGCTTCTGCTCGGAGGGCTGCCGCGACACCTTCCTGCACGCCCCGGTCAGCTACCTACCACCGGTGTTTCCGCGGCCGGCGCCGGCGTTCGCGGTGCTGGGTCTCGATGGTTCCGAAGTCTCTTCGGAGTCTTATCGTGGCAAGGTCCTGCTGGTCGACTTCTGGGCCACTTGGTGCCCGCCCTGTGTCAAGGACCTCCCGAGTCTCACCCGCCTGCACGAGCGCTACGCAGACGACGGCCTGGTGGTGGTCAGCATTTCGATCGACGAAGGGGAGGATGCGGAGCGCAAGGTCGCCAAGATGGTCAAGCGGCGGAAGGCTCGGCATCCGGTCTTTTTGGACGCCACCACGTCCGCCTGGGTCGACTACCAGGTGCGAGTGGTGCCGACCCAGTTCCTGGTCGACCGCGCCGGGCAGATCGTGGCTCAGTGGTCTGGCAAGGTCGAGCTGGAGGCGGTGGAAGCCGAGATCGTTCGCCTGCTCGGTGTCGAGGACGGCTGA
- a CDS encoding SDR family oxidoreductase, with translation MTDLHDAHPSERIALITGGSRGLGKSMALELAAGGVGVILTFHSRSDAADQVVDEIRAGGGQGAALQLDAGRSETFEDFARRVGETLASTWQRDRFDFLVNNAGIGVHQPFADTSEEEFDALMNIHFKGTFFLTQRLLPLLADGGRIVNISTGLTRFAFPGYSAYASMKGAVEVLTRYLAHELGPRGITVNTIAPGAIETDFGGGAVRDNAELNQFIAANTALGRVGLPDDIGGAVASLLTGDNHWITGQRIEVSGGQNL, from the coding sequence ATGACCGATCTTCACGATGCGCACCCGAGCGAGAGAATCGCCCTGATCACCGGCGGCAGCCGTGGCCTGGGCAAGAGTATGGCTCTCGAGCTCGCCGCCGGCGGCGTCGGCGTGATTCTGACCTTTCATTCCCGTTCCGACGCTGCCGACCAGGTGGTCGATGAGATTCGAGCCGGCGGCGGCCAAGGCGCCGCCCTGCAGCTCGACGCCGGCCGCAGCGAGACCTTCGAAGACTTCGCCCGTCGGGTCGGCGAAACCCTCGCCTCGACCTGGCAGCGCGACCGCTTCGACTTCCTGGTCAACAACGCCGGCATCGGAGTGCACCAGCCCTTCGCCGACACCAGCGAGGAAGAGTTCGACGCCCTGATGAACATTCACTTCAAGGGCACCTTCTTTCTCACCCAGCGGCTCCTGCCGTTGCTCGCCGATGGCGGACGCATCGTCAACATCTCGACCGGCCTGACCCGCTTCGCATTTCCCGGCTACTCCGCCTACGCCAGCATGAAGGGTGCCGTCGAAGTGCTGACCCGCTACCTCGCCCACGAGCTCGGGCCCCGCGGCATCACCGTCAACACCATCGCTCCGGGAGCCATCGAGACCGACTTCGGCGGCGGCGCGGTGCGCGACAACGCCGAGCTCAACCAATTCATCGCCGCCAACACCGCCCTCGGCCGGGTCGGTCTGCCGGACGACATCGGTGGCGCCGTGGCCAGCTTGCTGACGGGCGACAACCACTGGATCACCGGTCAGCGAATCGAGGTCTCCGGCGGCCAGAACCTCTGA
- a CDS encoding DoxX family protein, with the protein MKVKRLIFWISTTLLALMFCAGALMYFLNYERAAGFFVSLGFPTWLIYPLAIAKILGAVAVLTRASSFLKELAYAGFFYDALLALVAHWMVRDGEYLPAILALLLTTVSWVYDRKVFGAYRQEAAG; encoded by the coding sequence ATGAAGGTGAAGCGACTGATTTTTTGGATTTCCACCACCCTGCTGGCGCTGATGTTCTGCGCTGGCGCGTTGATGTACTTTCTCAACTATGAGCGGGCCGCGGGCTTCTTTGTCAGCTTGGGATTCCCGACCTGGCTCATCTACCCATTGGCCATCGCCAAGATCCTGGGCGCGGTGGCGGTGCTGACCCGGGCCTCGAGCTTTCTGAAGGAGCTCGCCTATGCCGGCTTCTTCTACGATGCTCTGCTCGCTCTGGTGGCGCACTGGATGGTGCGCGATGGCGAGTACCTGCCGGCCATCCTGGCGCTGCTGCTGACGACGGTTTCTTGGGTCTACGACCGTAAGGTCTTCGGGGCCTACCGGCAGGAGGCGGCGGGCTGA
- a CDS encoding class I SAM-dependent methyltransferase — protein sequence MDAFDASERGEKIASDHLGAVEETLMIPLRGRAVEQRRRRPLLRDPKAEAIVAAIDYDFEKFDGPSLRGATWRTRLYDRLVRRWMDDHPGATVVELGCGLNTRFERVDDGRVRWRDLDVPDVIAIWRRFFEETERRRAIASSAFEEGWMDALAEEVDGPVLFVSEASTLYFSADQNRDLYRSLGARFPGSQAIFDTANGAFVANQDRHDALRHCTARVSWAVEDRDELAAWGLEVLERFPLVRPPLWLRREAPLYYRGLSWLMAVLRSALLDTYQINRVRLGSSPA from the coding sequence ATGGACGCCTTCGATGCCTCGGAGCGGGGGGAGAAGATCGCCTCCGACCACCTCGGCGCGGTCGAAGAGACGCTGATGATTCCGCTGCGCGGCCGGGCCGTCGAGCAACGCCGGCGGCGTCCCCTGCTGCGTGATCCGAAGGCCGAGGCGATCGTCGCCGCCATCGACTACGACTTCGAGAAATTCGACGGCCCCAGCCTGCGGGGCGCCACCTGGCGCACCCGCCTCTACGATCGCTTGGTGCGTCGCTGGATGGACGATCATCCGGGCGCCACCGTGGTCGAGCTGGGCTGCGGACTCAATACCCGCTTCGAACGCGTCGACGACGGTCGCGTGCGCTGGCGCGATCTCGACGTGCCGGATGTGATCGCCATCTGGCGGCGCTTCTTCGAGGAGACGGAGCGCCGCCGTGCCATCGCGTCGTCGGCCTTCGAGGAGGGCTGGATGGACGCTCTGGCGGAGGAGGTCGACGGCCCCGTGCTGTTCGTCAGCGAAGCCAGCACGCTGTATTTCTCGGCGGATCAGAACCGCGATCTCTACCGCAGCTTGGGCGCCAGGTTCCCAGGTTCCCAGGCGATCTTCGACACCGCCAACGGAGCCTTCGTCGCCAATCAGGATCGCCACGATGCCCTGCGCCACTGCACGGCTCGCGTCTCGTGGGCGGTCGAAGATCGCGACGAGCTCGCGGCCTGGGGTCTCGAGGTCCTGGAGCGCTTCCCCTTGGTACGCCCGCCGCTCTGGCTGCGGCGCGAAGCTCCTCTTTACTACCGCGGCCTTTCGTGGCTGATGGCCGTGCTGCGCAGCGCTCTTCTCGACACCTATCAGATCAACCGGGTGCGCCTCGGCAGCTCGCCGGCGTAG
- a CDS encoding TonB-dependent receptor: protein MKVATYSNLALFLLALVVPVPGAFADSPPNGAAVEESSEEESSRESSADDESQREEIFDEIVVTGGLIEETLQDTPESVAVWGSDAITDAGMLELQDVLNQTANAYQLLNGEGFGIRGINHTGVGTGGVGELGSYYIDGVAVTGFAKRIGPTQLWDVAQVEILRGPQTTNVGLNALGGAIVLATKEPVFQYESRWRVGLAEDSSWEAAGMVNAPLSDTSALRITAETWNRDGYINNPTRGEDDFNARENNTLRAKYLYLPKSANNFSAQVTAQYGETRRGSDVIVLEFLDDRINDSNLEEFENNDSLSFSVDLRWSLNDRWSLRSISSLLQSDTSTFGDGDRAPTGSTFTARDRSDDNWAQDVRFEYAGPSSQGALGFYVTEVTAKGMSTAETELLSREVGIPPTLLPFYPVVNRVGVESPFDIETSNYALFGRWDWQLTDRWRAFAGLRWDVEQLDSDETIQTRLLSELPDTSLLPPPLAAAIEQVNALLLARLGTTSRRTETEYDALLPEAGISYEWSDAVTTSLFYKRGYRAGGAQVTVVGRFNEYDPETLDLVEFSLRSTALDKRLTFNTNVYYGDWTDQQITVAQTDQIFDFLVENAGASELYGVEIETAYRPRRAWNVYGSVGFAHTEFTEFETSQGEDVTGNRFASAPEWTASLGFNYRFADGWFVHADVGYQGEAFARIFNEPEFMLDERTLFNLRGGYETGSYSVLAFIDNATDEQYLVSKFPGVGNRGFGRLGDPRQAGVQLLLRF, encoded by the coding sequence ATGAAGGTGGCCACTTACTCGAATCTCGCCCTATTCTTGCTCGCCTTGGTGGTCCCGGTTCCTGGGGCCTTCGCCGATTCGCCGCCCAATGGGGCGGCCGTCGAAGAGTCCTCCGAGGAGGAATCCAGCCGCGAATCCTCCGCCGACGACGAGTCCCAGCGCGAAGAGATCTTCGACGAGATCGTGGTGACCGGCGGCCTGATCGAAGAGACCCTGCAGGACACCCCGGAGAGCGTCGCGGTGTGGGGATCGGACGCCATCACCGATGCCGGCATGCTGGAGCTGCAGGACGTTCTCAACCAGACCGCCAATGCCTACCAGCTCCTCAACGGCGAAGGCTTCGGTATTCGCGGCATCAACCACACCGGCGTCGGAACCGGTGGAGTCGGGGAGTTGGGCAGCTACTACATCGACGGCGTCGCGGTCACCGGTTTCGCCAAACGCATCGGCCCGACCCAGCTCTGGGACGTCGCCCAGGTCGAGATCCTGCGCGGTCCTCAGACCACCAACGTCGGTCTCAACGCCCTCGGTGGGGCGATCGTGCTCGCCACCAAGGAGCCGGTCTTCCAGTACGAGAGCCGCTGGCGCGTCGGTCTGGCGGAGGATTCCAGCTGGGAAGCGGCGGGCATGGTCAACGCTCCCCTGAGCGACACCTCGGCGCTGCGAATCACCGCCGAAACTTGGAATCGCGACGGCTACATCAACAACCCGACCCGTGGCGAAGACGACTTCAACGCCCGCGAGAACAACACGCTGCGGGCGAAGTACCTCTATCTGCCGAAGTCGGCGAACAACTTCAGCGCCCAGGTGACCGCCCAGTATGGCGAGACCCGACGGGGTAGCGACGTCATCGTCCTCGAGTTCCTCGACGACCGCATCAACGACTCCAATCTCGAGGAGTTCGAGAACAACGACTCCCTGTCCTTCTCGGTCGATCTGAGATGGTCCCTCAACGATCGCTGGAGCCTGCGCTCGATCTCGTCGCTCCTGCAGTCCGACACCAGCACCTTCGGCGATGGTGACCGGGCTCCCACCGGCAGCACCTTCACGGCGCGCGACCGCAGCGACGACAACTGGGCCCAGGACGTGCGCTTCGAGTACGCCGGCCCGTCCAGCCAGGGAGCCCTCGGCTTCTACGTCACCGAGGTCACCGCCAAGGGCATGTCGACGGCGGAGACCGAGCTGCTGTCGCGGGAGGTCGGGATTCCGCCCACCTTGCTGCCCTTCTATCCGGTGGTCAATCGGGTCGGGGTCGAGAGCCCGTTCGATATCGAGACCAGCAATTACGCCCTCTTCGGACGCTGGGACTGGCAGCTGACGGACCGCTGGCGGGCCTTTGCCGGCCTGCGCTGGGACGTCGAGCAGCTCGATTCCGACGAGACCATTCAGACGCGTCTGCTGTCGGAGTTGCCCGATACCTCCTTGCTGCCGCCGCCCCTCGCCGCCGCCATCGAACAGGTCAATGCGCTTCTCCTGGCGCGCTTGGGAACCACCAGCCGGCGCACCGAGACGGAGTACGACGCGCTGTTGCCGGAGGCCGGCATCAGCTACGAGTGGAGCGACGCGGTGACCACGTCGCTGTTCTACAAGCGCGGCTACCGCGCCGGCGGTGCCCAGGTGACGGTGGTCGGACGGTTCAACGAGTACGATCCGGAGACCCTCGATCTGGTGGAGTTCTCGCTCCGCTCGACGGCCCTCGACAAGCGACTGACCTTCAACACAAACGTCTACTACGGCGACTGGACGGACCAGCAGATCACGGTGGCACAGACCGACCAGATCTTCGACTTTTTGGTCGAGAACGCCGGCGCTTCGGAGCTCTACGGGGTGGAGATCGAGACCGCCTATCGGCCGCGCAGGGCGTGGAATGTCTATGGCTCGGTCGGCTTCGCCCACACCGAGTTCACCGAGTTCGAGACCTCCCAGGGCGAAGACGTCACCGGCAATCGCTTCGCCTCGGCGCCCGAGTGGACGGCGTCCCTCGGCTTCAACTATCGCTTCGCGGACGGCTGGTTCGTGCACGCCGATGTCGGCTACCAGGGTGAGGCCTTCGCGCGCATCTTCAACGAGCCCGAGTTCATGCTCGACGAGCGCACCCTGTTCAATCTGCGGGGCGGCTACGAGACCGGAAGCTACTCGGTCCTGGCCTTCATCGACAATGCCACCGACGAGCAGTACCTGGTGTCGAAGTTCCCCGGCGTCGGCAACCGCGGCTTCGGTCGTCTGGGCGATCCGCGGCAGGCGGGAGTCCAGCTCCTCCTGCGCTTCTAG